The sequence CGCAGAATCAACTCCAGGGTGGGCGCGCGCGGGAGGCGCCCACCCTGCTGTTGTGCCGAGCCATGGAAGTGAGCCGGTAGCACGCCGGAGGGACGAAGAGGGAGCATGCGCGTGTCAGATGCCGAACCGGGTACCCGGGGGACGAAGCAGATCGGCCCGTACACGGTTGTGACCCGGCTCGACGCCGGTGTCCCGGTGCACACGCCGGTCTCCGAGCACCGCTTCATCGCCCGCAGCGCCGACGGCGACCGCACGGTGTTGCTCAGCAGGCCCTTGGCAGGCGTCGACCCACAGCGCTTCATGGCAGAGGCCGAGGCCTCTCGCTATCTTCTCGGGAACTGGGTCCTGCCCGCCGTCGAACTCTCCGCCCCCGGCGAACAGCCCTGGCATGCGCGTCCGTATCTGCCCGCCCTTCCGCTGCCCGTCGCCCTCGCCGTCCATGGCGGTCCGCTGCCCGAGCCGACGGTCAGGGCGCTGGCCGTCGCGCTGGCCGAGAACCTCGCCGTCATTCACGGGCAGAGCCTGACCCATGCCGGGCTCTGCCCGTCCGCCGTGCTGATCGCCGCGGACGGTCCCCGGCTCACCTGCTTCGGGGCCGTACGAGCCGCTGCGCCGGACGGTGTCGCGCGGCAGGAGGCGCCCGGGCTCGATCGCGGCAGCTTGCCGCCCGAGCAGGCGGCGGGCGGACAGCCGCGCCCGATGGGCGACGTATACGCACTCGGTGCGACCCTGGCCTATGCCGCCACGGGTTACGGCATGCCGGAACGGGAAGAGCTGCCGACCGGTCTTCGCTCGCTGATCACCCGTTGCCTGTCCCGCGATCCGGCTCATCGTCCCCAACTTGTCGAGATCGTCGATGAGTTGGCGGGAAGCCCGCAGTCGGACGCCCCCGCAGGCTTCGCCGCACCCACACGTGCGGACGCGCTGCTCGGACCAGGGTGGCTGCCGGCCCGGCTCGTCGCCGCCGTCGTCCATCAGTCGTCGTCCGTGCTCGCCGCGGAGGTGCGGTTCCCGGTGCAGGCGCAGGCACCGGTCCATGCGTCCTGGACGTCCGGCGGAGCGCCGTCCGGGTCCCCGGAATCCCATCGCGCTCACTGACCAACTGATCACAAGAATCGCCATGTCGACTCCTCTCACCCACGACGATCCCGTCGCACTCGGCCCGTACCGGCTCATCGCCCGGCTCGGCAGCGGAGGCATGGGCACCGTCTACGTCGCACGGTCCGCCGGTGGACGTACCGTTGCCCTGAAAACCATGCATGCCGCCATCGCCACCGATCCGGCGGCCCGCACCCGCTTCCGCCTCGAGGTGGACGCCGCCCGGGTCATCGGCGACCGGTTCGGGGCGCGGGTGATGGATGCGGATCCGCTGGCGGAGACGCCCTGGCTGGCCACGGAGTACGTACTCGGGCCCCCGCTCGACGAAGCCGTCGAGGCCGGAGGAACGCTGCCCGAACAGTCCGTGCGCGCCCTGGGCGCGGCCCTGTGCTCGGCGCTCGGCCAGCTGCACCGGTCGGACGTGGTGCACCGCGACCTCAAGCCGTCCAACATCCTCCTCACGGCCTACGGGCCCAAGGT is a genomic window of Streptomyces griseochromogenes containing:
- a CDS encoding serine/threonine protein kinase, yielding MRVSDAEPGTRGTKQIGPYTVVTRLDAGVPVHTPVSEHRFIARSADGDRTVLLSRPLAGVDPQRFMAEAEASRYLLGNWVLPAVELSAPGEQPWHARPYLPALPLPVALAVHGGPLPEPTVRALAVALAENLAVIHGQSLTHAGLCPSAVLIAADGPRLTCFGAVRAAAPDGVARQEAPGLDRGSLPPEQAAGGQPRPMGDVYALGATLAYAATGYGMPEREELPTGLRSLITRCLSRDPAHRPQLVEIVDELAGSPQSDAPAGFAAPTRADALLGPGWLPARLVAAVVHQSSSVLAAEVRFPVQAQAPVHASWTSGGAPSGSPESHRAH